A stretch of Candidatus Sphingomonas phytovorans DNA encodes these proteins:
- a CDS encoding glycoside hydrolase family 2 TIM barrel-domain containing protein produces the protein MKPGWLIAAAILWAAPVAAQQVAAPALPKATAQSGPLLVSADMRQGTDLSGAWHYSIDPYRSGLAGFHGETPDRGQQRYRDVDVRKEMAQDSRVLYEFDLAHSPVTTLPSSWLTEAPELRYYQGLMWYQRTFPVPAQRKGRTFLRFGAANYTTVVYLNGQPVGRHEGGFTPFAFEVTRLLRDGNNQITVGVDSQATEATVPPPVTDWENYGGITRPVRLISTPDTYVDDAWVRLTRDGRMAVDVHLDGPQAANRAVRLRIAELGLDQAGTTDAAGNWRATMVAPRAMVRWSPERPRLYDVTIATGDDQWRDRIGFRTIEVRGPDILLNGKPIFLRGISLHEEELGSEPTRAISPAAARALLGEIKDGLHGNYVRLAHYPHTEMMTRTADELGLLVWSEVPVYWLVAWSNPDTLATARNMLAENILRDRNRASIAIWSVANETPVTDARNTFLRTLVGDVRRLDDTRLVSAALLVERSKDAKTPTMTLADPLADVLDVLAINTYNGWYTNDRLTDLPASVWQVPADKPLVFSEFGADARAGFHDLTGPQKFSEEYQADYYRATLKMADSVPTLRGMSPWILKDFRSPRRQNPDFQQGWNRKGLISETGQRKQAFDVLANYYATKAGTVSH, from the coding sequence CCGTACCGCTCCGGCCTCGCCGGCTTCCACGGTGAAACGCCTGATCGCGGCCAGCAACGCTACCGCGATGTCGATGTGCGCAAGGAAATGGCGCAGGACAGCCGGGTCCTCTATGAATTCGACCTCGCCCATTCGCCGGTCACCACATTGCCCTCGTCCTGGCTGACCGAGGCGCCCGAGCTTCGCTATTATCAGGGGCTGATGTGGTATCAGCGCACCTTTCCGGTGCCGGCGCAGCGCAAGGGGCGTACCTTCCTCCGCTTCGGCGCGGCCAATTATACGACCGTCGTCTACCTCAACGGCCAGCCGGTCGGGCGCCACGAAGGCGGCTTCACGCCCTTCGCTTTCGAGGTGACCCGCCTGCTGCGCGACGGCAACAACCAGATCACGGTCGGCGTGGATTCGCAGGCGACAGAGGCGACCGTGCCCCCGCCCGTCACCGACTGGGAAAATTATGGCGGGATCACCCGGCCTGTGCGATTGATCTCGACGCCGGACACTTATGTCGACGACGCCTGGGTCCGTTTGACGCGGGATGGGCGGATGGCAGTCGATGTGCATCTCGACGGACCGCAGGCGGCCAATCGCGCGGTCAGGCTGCGTATTGCCGAGCTTGGCCTCGACCAGGCCGGCACCACCGACGCCGCGGGCAACTGGCGCGCCACCATGGTCGCGCCGCGCGCGATGGTCCGCTGGTCGCCCGAGCGTCCCAGGCTCTACGACGTGACGATTGCGACGGGCGACGACCAGTGGCGTGATCGCATCGGCTTCCGCACCATCGAGGTGCGCGGTCCGGACATCCTGCTCAACGGCAAGCCGATCTTCCTGCGCGGTATCTCGTTGCACGAGGAGGAACTGGGCAGCGAGCCGACCCGGGCGATCAGCCCGGCGGCGGCGCGGGCCCTGCTCGGCGAGATCAAGGACGGGCTGCATGGCAATTATGTCCGCCTGGCGCACTACCCGCACACCGAGATGATGACGCGCACCGCCGACGAACTCGGCCTGCTCGTGTGGAGCGAGGTGCCGGTCTATTGGCTCGTCGCCTGGTCCAATCCGGATACGCTGGCGACCGCGCGCAACATGCTGGCCGAGAACATCCTGCGCGATCGCAACCGCGCGTCGATCGCGATCTGGAGCGTCGCCAACGAGACCCCCGTCACCGACGCGCGCAACACCTTCCTCCGCACGCTCGTCGGCGATGTCCGCCGCCTCGACGATACGAGGCTGGTCAGCGCGGCGCTGCTGGTCGAGCGTTCGAAGGACGCGAAGACTCCCACGATGACCCTGGCCGATCCACTCGCCGATGTGCTGGATGTGCTGGCAATCAATACGTATAACGGCTGGTATACTAACGACCGGCTGACCGACCTGCCCGCCAGCGTCTGGCAGGTGCCCGCCGACAAGCCGCTGGTCTTCTCCGAATTCGGCGCCGACGCCCGGGCGGGGTTCCATGACCTGACCGGTCCGCAGAAATTCTCCGAGGAGTATCAGGCGGACTATTACCGCGCGACGCTCAAGATGGCGGATTCGGTGCCGACGCTGCGCGGCATGTCGCCATGGATCCTCAAGGACTTCCGTTCTCCACGCCGGCAGAACCCCGATTTTCAGCAGGGTTGGAACCGCAAGGGGCTCATCTCGGAAACCGGGCAGCGCAAGCAGGCGTTCGACGTTCTGGCGAATTACTACGCGACCAAGGCCGGTACGGTAAGCCACTGA
- a CDS encoding 2-hydroxychromene-2-carboxylate isomerase, producing the protein MSSRECDWYFDVISPFAYLQWKTRSRFGERVRLTPVPVVLGALLGHWEQKGPAEIAPKRLHTYRACQWRADRLGVPFRFPPAHPFNPIAALRLIVALGATPAAVDTLFDAAFCDGLDISEPDILETIGNSLGLEDVAGAIAQPHVKDRLRANTDRAIERGVFGVPTIAVGDDLFWGEDSTEMLIDFLDNPALFTTGEMARLGSLPTGVTRPHKRG; encoded by the coding sequence ATGAGCAGCCGTGAATGCGACTGGTATTTTGATGTCATCTCCCCCTTCGCCTATCTCCAGTGGAAGACCCGGAGCCGGTTCGGCGAGCGCGTTCGCCTCACGCCGGTCCCCGTCGTGCTCGGGGCATTGCTCGGCCATTGGGAACAGAAGGGACCAGCCGAAATCGCCCCCAAACGCCTCCATACCTATCGGGCATGCCAGTGGCGCGCCGACAGGCTCGGGGTCCCGTTCCGCTTTCCGCCGGCCCATCCGTTCAACCCGATCGCGGCATTGCGCCTGATCGTCGCGCTCGGTGCGACGCCGGCAGCGGTCGATACCCTGTTCGATGCCGCCTTCTGCGACGGGCTGGACATCTCCGAACCTGATATTCTCGAGACGATCGGGAACAGCCTTGGCCTCGAGGACGTCGCAGGCGCCATCGCCCAGCCGCATGTCAAGGACCGGCTGCGGGCGAACACCGACCGCGCGATCGAGCGCGGCGTATTCGGCGTGCCGACGATCGCGGTCGGCGACGACCTGTTCTGGGGCGAGGACAGCACGGAGATGCTGATCGACTTCCTCGACAACCCCGCCCTGTTCACGACCGGGGAGATGGCCCGGCTCGGGTCGTTGCCCACCGGCGTAACGCGCCCGCACAAGCGAGGCTGA
- a CDS encoding NAD(P)-dependent oxidoreductase, translating into MELTGFIGLGVMGQPMALNLARAGTRLIVWNRTAERNGPLRSAGATVADSPAALFRQARIVILMLADEAAIDAVLGRGTPDFAANVTGHVIVQMGTVPPAYSRELGAEISNAGGAYVEAPVSGSRKPAEAGELVAMLAGDESVMDEISPLLTPVCQKIFRCGPVPAALTMKLAVNSFLITMVTGLAEAAHFAERHGLDMNQFRAILDAGPMASSVSRIKLAKLVEQDFDVQAAISDVLKNARLVADAAREAEIASPLLDASHLLYRESEELGHGRLDMVAVVRAIEARTQGKQP; encoded by the coding sequence ATGGAACTGACGGGATTCATCGGCCTGGGCGTCATGGGCCAGCCAATGGCGCTCAATCTGGCGCGCGCCGGCACCAGGCTCATCGTCTGGAACCGGACTGCAGAACGGAACGGCCCACTGCGGTCGGCCGGCGCGACAGTGGCCGACAGTCCGGCTGCCCTGTTTCGCCAGGCGCGGATCGTGATCCTGATGCTCGCCGACGAAGCGGCGATCGACGCGGTCCTGGGTCGCGGCACGCCCGACTTCGCGGCCAATGTGACAGGTCATGTCATCGTCCAGATGGGTACGGTCCCTCCCGCCTATTCCCGGGAACTGGGCGCCGAGATCAGCAATGCCGGCGGCGCTTATGTCGAAGCCCCCGTTTCCGGCTCACGCAAGCCGGCCGAAGCCGGAGAACTCGTGGCGATGCTCGCCGGCGACGAGAGCGTCATGGACGAAATAAGCCCGCTGCTGACACCAGTGTGTCAGAAGATATTCCGCTGCGGCCCGGTTCCGGCTGCCCTCACCATGAAGCTTGCGGTCAACAGCTTTCTGATCACCATGGTCACCGGTCTGGCGGAAGCCGCTCACTTCGCTGAACGCCACGGCCTGGACATGAATCAATTCCGCGCCATTCTCGATGCCGGACCGATGGCCAGCAGCGTATCGCGTATCAAGCTCGCCAAGCTGGTGGAGCAGGATTTCGACGTACAGGCGGCGATCTCCGACGTGCTCAAAAATGCCCGGCTGGTCGCGGACGCGGCACGGGAGGCGGAGATTGCGTCGCCGCTGCTGGATGCCAGCCACCTTCTCTACCGCGAGAGCGAGGAACTGGGGCATGGTCGCCTCGACATGGTGGCCGTGGTCCGCGCGATCGAGGCACGAACCCAAGGGAAGCAACCATGA